A DNA window from Drosophila biarmipes strain raj3 chromosome 2R, RU_DBia_V1.1, whole genome shotgun sequence contains the following coding sequences:
- the LOC108036409 gene encoding protein arginine N-methyltransferase 5 isoform X2 translates to MSYYVCLHQEGVSSIPKLIEKAYANNYNVVATSINANMLPFEPDESDPTYPATILSAVDWNSKVIFTMSDVDVDSPNAKLREHAKEVLLRDVSWAEHLQNLGSVMVRLRGPENDNLAAIVRSKTKGNWFIQVPITNPELATFEHRKDATAEEMAQAEANDPWNWWNNLRIAAKYSSKVKVVVELNDSDRPSKETVRRWLGEPVEAIIVPSSLFVRNRSNYCVLKKEWQVIIGQFISVRANIIISTNPQDKALSQYADYLKKLINDNCDTHVLNSYENMLEIPLQPLCDNLDSYTYEVFETDPVKYKLYQNAVQAALLDRVSDEEAKSKLTVVMLLGGGRGPLARAVFNAAELTKRQVRLYIIEKNPNAIRTLSNMVKTLWANKDVHIFSKDMRDFSPPELADIMVSELLGSFGDNELSPECLDGALKLLKPDGISIPYKSTSYINPLMSAILHQNVCQSVSTVPAFDCGYVSLLKNIYHIDEPKALFEFTHPNRAEKIDNTRCKVLSFTVKKDCVLHGIGGYFDTHLYKDICLSINPLTHTPGMFSWFPMFFPTRPRTLKEGQTISIKFWRCVDETKVWYEWQVVNSPEDWELHNTCGTGYNMRL, encoded by the exons ATGAGTTACTACGTCTGTCTGCACCAGGAGGGCGTCAGCAGCATTCCCAAGCTGATCGAGAAGGCCTATGCGAACAACTACAATGTGGTGGCCACCTCGATCAACGCCAACATGTTGCCTTTCGAGCCGGACGAGTCGGATCCCACCTACCCGGCAACGATTCTGAGCGCCGTGGACTGGAACTCCAAGGTAATATTCACCATGTCCGACGTCGATGTGGACTCGCCGAACGCCAAGCTGCGCGAGCACGCCAAAGAGGTGCTCCTGCGGGATGTGTCCTGGGCAGAGCACCTGCAAAACCTGGGCAGCGTGATGGTGCGACTGCGTGGTCCGGAAAACGACAATCTGGCGGCCATTGTGCGCTCTAAGACGAAGG GAAACTGGTTCATTCAGGTGCCCATCACCAATCCCGAGCTGGCCACCTTCGAGCACCGCAAAGATGCCACCGCCGAGGAGATGGCCCAGGCGGAAGCCAATGACCCATGGAACTGGTGGAACAACCTGCGCATTGCCGCCAAATATAGCTCCAAAGTAAAGGTTGTGGTGGAGCTAAACGACTCCGATAGGCCCAGCAAGGAGACCGTGCGTCGCTGGTTGGGCGAGCCCGTCGAGGCAATCATTGTTCCCTCCTCCCTGTTTGTGAGAAATCGCTCCAACTACTGTGTGCTGAAGAAGGAGTGGCAGGTCATCATCGGACAGTTCATCTCGGTGCGAGCCAACATCATCATCTCCACGAATCCCCAAGATAAGGCCTTGTCCCAGTATGCAGATTACCTAAAGAAGCTAATCAATGACAACTGCGATACGCACGTGCTTAACAG CTATGAAAACATGCTGGAGATTCCACTGCAGCCACTCTGCGACAATCTAGACAGCTACACCTATGAGGTATTTGAAACTGATCCTGTGAAGTACAAGCTTTACCAGAACGCCGTACAGGCGGCTTTGTTAGATCGAGTGAGCGATGAAGAAGCAAAAAGCAAGTTG ACTGTGGTCATGTTGCTTGGAGGAGGACGAGGTCCATTAGCGCGGGCTGTTTTTAATGCAGCCGAGTTGACGAAACGTCAAGTGCGCCTATACATCATAGAAAAGAACCCCAATGCCATCCGCACACTCTCTAACATGGTTAAAACGCTTTGGGCCAACAAAG ACGTTCACATTTTCTCAAAGGACATGCGCGACTTCTCCCCTCCCGAGCTGGCTGACATTATGGTATCCGAGTTGCTGGGTTCCTTTGGCGACAATGAACTTTCGCCCGAGTGCCTTGATGGAGCCTTAAAGCTGCTCAAACCGGATGGCATCAGCATACCCTACAAATCCACCTCCTACATAAACCCACTGATGTCTGCAATCCTGCACCAGAATGTCTGCCAATCCGTATCCACCGTGCCTGCCTTCGACTGCGGCTATGTGTCGCTTCTAAAGAATATATACCATATTGATGAGCCGAAGGCCTTGTTCGAGTTCACGCATCCCAATCGGGCGGAGAAAATTGACAATACGCGCTGCAAGGTGCTCTCCTTTACTGTGAAAAAGGATTGTGTGCTGCACGGCATCGGAGGATACTTCGATACGCATTTGTACAAGGACATCTGCCTGAGCATCAACCCGCTAACCCACACGCCTGGCATGTTTTCCTGGTTTCCCATGTTCTTTCCAACG CGCCCACGGACACTCAAGGAGGGACAGACCATCTCCATCAAGTTTTGGCGCTGCGTAGATGAAACGAAAGTGTGGTACGAGTGGCAGGTGGTCAACTCTCCCGAGGACTGGGAGCTCCACAACACATGCGGCACGGGCTACAATATGCGTCTGTAG
- the LOC108036409 gene encoding protein arginine N-methyltransferase 5 isoform X1 encodes MSYYVCLHQEGVSSIPKLIEKAYANNYNVVATSINANMLPFEPDESDPTYPATILSAVDWNSKVIFTMSDVDVDSPNAKLREHAKEVLLRDVSWAEHLQNLGSVMVRLRGPENDNLAAIVRSKTKDLYPLGNWFIQVPITNPELATFEHRKDATAEEMAQAEANDPWNWWNNLRIAAKYSSKVKVVVELNDSDRPSKETVRRWLGEPVEAIIVPSSLFVRNRSNYCVLKKEWQVIIGQFISVRANIIISTNPQDKALSQYADYLKKLINDNCDTHVLNSYENMLEIPLQPLCDNLDSYTYEVFETDPVKYKLYQNAVQAALLDRVSDEEAKSKLTVVMLLGGGRGPLARAVFNAAELTKRQVRLYIIEKNPNAIRTLSNMVKTLWANKDVHIFSKDMRDFSPPELADIMVSELLGSFGDNELSPECLDGALKLLKPDGISIPYKSTSYINPLMSAILHQNVCQSVSTVPAFDCGYVSLLKNIYHIDEPKALFEFTHPNRAEKIDNTRCKVLSFTVKKDCVLHGIGGYFDTHLYKDICLSINPLTHTPGMFSWFPMFFPTRPRTLKEGQTISIKFWRCVDETKVWYEWQVVNSPEDWELHNTCGTGYNMRL; translated from the exons ATGAGTTACTACGTCTGTCTGCACCAGGAGGGCGTCAGCAGCATTCCCAAGCTGATCGAGAAGGCCTATGCGAACAACTACAATGTGGTGGCCACCTCGATCAACGCCAACATGTTGCCTTTCGAGCCGGACGAGTCGGATCCCACCTACCCGGCAACGATTCTGAGCGCCGTGGACTGGAACTCCAAGGTAATATTCACCATGTCCGACGTCGATGTGGACTCGCCGAACGCCAAGCTGCGCGAGCACGCCAAAGAGGTGCTCCTGCGGGATGTGTCCTGGGCAGAGCACCTGCAAAACCTGGGCAGCGTGATGGTGCGACTGCGTGGTCCGGAAAACGACAATCTGGCGGCCATTGTGCGCTCTAAGACGAAGG ATCTGTATCCCCTAGGAAACTGGTTCATTCAGGTGCCCATCACCAATCCCGAGCTGGCCACCTTCGAGCACCGCAAAGATGCCACCGCCGAGGAGATGGCCCAGGCGGAAGCCAATGACCCATGGAACTGGTGGAACAACCTGCGCATTGCCGCCAAATATAGCTCCAAAGTAAAGGTTGTGGTGGAGCTAAACGACTCCGATAGGCCCAGCAAGGAGACCGTGCGTCGCTGGTTGGGCGAGCCCGTCGAGGCAATCATTGTTCCCTCCTCCCTGTTTGTGAGAAATCGCTCCAACTACTGTGTGCTGAAGAAGGAGTGGCAGGTCATCATCGGACAGTTCATCTCGGTGCGAGCCAACATCATCATCTCCACGAATCCCCAAGATAAGGCCTTGTCCCAGTATGCAGATTACCTAAAGAAGCTAATCAATGACAACTGCGATACGCACGTGCTTAACAG CTATGAAAACATGCTGGAGATTCCACTGCAGCCACTCTGCGACAATCTAGACAGCTACACCTATGAGGTATTTGAAACTGATCCTGTGAAGTACAAGCTTTACCAGAACGCCGTACAGGCGGCTTTGTTAGATCGAGTGAGCGATGAAGAAGCAAAAAGCAAGTTG ACTGTGGTCATGTTGCTTGGAGGAGGACGAGGTCCATTAGCGCGGGCTGTTTTTAATGCAGCCGAGTTGACGAAACGTCAAGTGCGCCTATACATCATAGAAAAGAACCCCAATGCCATCCGCACACTCTCTAACATGGTTAAAACGCTTTGGGCCAACAAAG ACGTTCACATTTTCTCAAAGGACATGCGCGACTTCTCCCCTCCCGAGCTGGCTGACATTATGGTATCCGAGTTGCTGGGTTCCTTTGGCGACAATGAACTTTCGCCCGAGTGCCTTGATGGAGCCTTAAAGCTGCTCAAACCGGATGGCATCAGCATACCCTACAAATCCACCTCCTACATAAACCCACTGATGTCTGCAATCCTGCACCAGAATGTCTGCCAATCCGTATCCACCGTGCCTGCCTTCGACTGCGGCTATGTGTCGCTTCTAAAGAATATATACCATATTGATGAGCCGAAGGCCTTGTTCGAGTTCACGCATCCCAATCGGGCGGAGAAAATTGACAATACGCGCTGCAAGGTGCTCTCCTTTACTGTGAAAAAGGATTGTGTGCTGCACGGCATCGGAGGATACTTCGATACGCATTTGTACAAGGACATCTGCCTGAGCATCAACCCGCTAACCCACACGCCTGGCATGTTTTCCTGGTTTCCCATGTTCTTTCCAACG CGCCCACGGACACTCAAGGAGGGACAGACCATCTCCATCAAGTTTTGGCGCTGCGTAGATGAAACGAAAGTGTGGTACGAGTGGCAGGTGGTCAACTCTCCCGAGGACTGGGAGCTCCACAACACATGCGGCACGGGCTACAATATGCGTCTGTAG
- the LOC108036407 gene encoding kinesin heavy chain has protein sequence MSAEREIPAEDSIKVVCRFRPLNDSEEKAGSKFVVKFPNNVEENCISIAGKVYLFDKVFKPNASQEKVYNEAAKSIVTDVLAGYNGTIFAYGQTSSGKTHTMEGVIGDSVKQGIIPRIVNDIFNHIYAMEVNLEFHIKVSYYEIYMDKIRDLLDVSKVNLSVHEDKNRVPYVKGATERFVSSPEDVFEVIEEGKSNRHIAVTNMNEHSSRSHSVFLINVKQENLENQKKLSGKLYLVDLAGSEKVSKTGAEGTVLDEAKNINKSLSALGNVISALADGNKTHIPYRDSKLTRILQESLGGNARTTIVICCSPASFNESETKSTLDFGRRAKTVKNVVCVNEELTAEEWKRRYEKEKEKNARLKGKVEKLEIELARWRAGETVKAEEQINMEDLMEASTPNLEVEAAQAAAAEAALVAQRTALANMSASVAANEQARLATECERLYQQLDDKDEEINQQSQYAEQLKEQVMEQEELIANARREYETLQSEMARIQQENESAKEEVKEVLQALEELAVNYDQKSQEIDNKNKDIDALNEELQQKQSVFNAASTELQQLKDMSTHQKKRITEMLTNLLRDLGEVGQAIAPGDSGIDVKMSALAGTDASKVEEDFTMARLYISKMKTEAKNIAQRCSNMESQQSDSNKKISEYEKDLGEYRLLISQHEARMKSLQESMREAENKKRTLEEQIDSLREECAKLKAAEHVSAVNAEEKQRAEELRSMFDSQMDELREAHTRQVSELRDEIAAKQHEMDEMKDVHQKLLLTHQQMSVDYEKVRQEEAEKSSELQNIILTNERREQARKDLKGLEDTVAKELQTLHNLRKLFVQDLQQRIRKNVVNEESEEDGGSLAQKQKISFLENNLDQLTKVHKQLVRDNADLRCELPKLEKRLRTTMERVKALETALKEAKEGAMRDRKRYQYEVDRIKEAVRQKHLGRRGPQAQIAKPIRAGQGAIAIRGGGAVGGAAPLAQASAVNS, from the exons ATGTCCGCGGAACGCGAAATTCCCGCCGAGGACAGCATCAAGGTGGTCTGCCGTTTCCGACCACTGAACGACAGCGAGGAGAAGGCCGGCTCCAAGTTCGTGGTCAAGTTCCCCAACAATGTGGAGGAGAACTGCATATCCATAGCG GGCAAGGTATATCTGTTCGACAAGGTCTTCAAGCCGAACGCCTCGCAGGAGAAGGTCTACAATGAGGCGGCCAAGTCCATCGTCACCGACGTCCTGGCCGGTTACAATGGAACGATATTCGCCTACGGCCAGACGTCCTCCGGAAAGACGCACACGATGGAGGGCGTCATCGGGGACTCGGTGAAGCAGGGTATCATACCGCGCATCGTCAACGACATCTTCAACCACATCTACGCCATGGAGGTGAACCTGGAGTTCCACATCAAGGTCTCCTACTACGAGATCTACATGGACAAGATCCGGGATCTGCTGGACGTCTCCAAGGTGAACCTCAGCGTGCACGAGGACAAGAACCGGGTGCCGTACGTGAAGGGCGCCACGGAGCGGTTCGTCTCCTCGCCGGAGGACGTGTTCGAGGTGATCGAGGAGGGCAAATCCAATCGCCACATCGCGGTGACAA ACATGAACGAGCACTCTTCGCGATCCCACTCAGTATTCCTCATCAACGTAAAGCAGGAGAACCTGGAGAACCAGAAGAAGCTTTCCGGCAAACTCTACCTGGTTGATTTGGCCGGTTCCGAAAAGGTTTCCAAGACCGGAGCCGAGGGCACCGTCCTCGATGAAGCCAAGAACATCAACAAGTCGTTGTCGGCCTTGGGCAACGTAATCTCCGCCCTGGCGGACGGCAACAAAACGCACATCCCCTACCGCGACTCCAAGCTTACGCGCATCCTGCAGGAGTCGCTGGGAGGCAACGCACGCACAACCATCGTCATCTGCTGCTCCCCGGCCAGCTTCAACGAATCGGAGACCAAGTCCACGCTGGACTTTGGTCGACGCGCCAAGACCGTGAAGAACGTGGTCTGCGTGAACGAGGAGCTCACTGCCGAGGAATGGAAGCGACGCTacgagaaggagaaggaaaaGAACGCCCGGCTCAAGGGCAAAGTGGAGAAGCTGGAGATTGAGCTGGCGCGCTGGAGGGCCGGTGAAACCGTCAAGGCGGAGGAGCAAATCAACATGGAGGATCTCATGGAGGCGAGCACGCCCAATCTGGAAGTGGAGGCGGCCCAAGCGGCGGCAGCGGAAGCTGCGTTGGTTGCCCAGCGAACTGCCCTCGCCAACATGTCCGCTTCAGTGGCCGCAAACGAGCAGGCCAGGCTGGCCACGGAATGCGAGCGTCTGTACCAGCAGCTGGACGACAAGGACGAAGAGATCAACCAGCAGAGCCAGTACGCCGAGCAGCTCAAGGAGCAGGTGatggagcaggaggagctcATCGCCAACGCTCGGCGAGAGTACGAGACTCTGCAGTCGGAAATGGCGCGAATCCAACAGGAGAACGAGTCCGCCAAGGAAGAGGTCAAGGAGGTGCTCCAAGCTCTCGAAGAGCTGGCTGTTAACTACGACCAAAAGTCCCAGGAGATTGACAACAAGAACAAGGACATCGACGCCCTCAACGAGGAGCTGCAGCAGAAGCAGTCTGTGTTCAACGCCGCCTCCACGGAGCTGCAACAATTAAAGGACATGTCCACGCACCAAAAGAAGCGCATCACCGAAATGCTGACAAACCTGCTGCGCGACCTAGGCGAAGTGGGCCAGGCCATCGCCCCTGGGGATTCGGGCATCGACGTCAAGATGAGTGCCCTGGCTGGCACGGATGCCAGCAAGGTGGAGGAGGACTTCACCATGGCCCGCTTGTACATCAGCAAGATGAAGACGGAGGCCAAGAACATTGCCCAGCGGTGCTCCAACATGGAGTCACAGCAGTCGGACTCCAACAAGAAGATCTCCGAGTACGAGAAAGACCTGGGCGAGTACCGTCTGCTCATCTCGCAGCACGAGGCACGCATGAAGTCGCTGCAGGAGTCGATGCGCGAGGCGGAGAACAAGAAACGCACCCTTGAGGAGCAAATCGATTCGCTGCGCGAGGAGTGCGCCAAGCTGAAGGCCGCCGAGCACGTGTCCGCCGTCAATGCCGAGGAGAAGCAGCGGGCGGAGGAGCTGCGCTCCATGTTCGACTCGCAGATGGACGAGCTGCGCGAAGCCCACACCCGCCAGGTGTCGGAGCTGCGGGATGAGATCGCCGCCAAGCAGCACGAAATGGACGAGATGAAGGATGTCCATCAGAAGCTGCTCCTCACACATCAACAGATGTCGGTCGATTACGAGAAGGTGCGCCAAGAGGAGGCCGAGAAGTCCAGCGAGCTACAGAACATCATTCTTACCAACGAGCGGCGCGAACAGGCCCGCAAGGACCTCAAGGGTCTGGAGGACACTGTGGCCAAGGAGTTGCAGACGCTGCACAACCTGCGCAAGCTTTTCGTTCAGGATCTACAG CAACGAATTCGCAAGAACGTGGTAAACGAGGAGAGCGAGGAGGATGGTGGATCCCTCGCCCAGAAGCAGAAGATCTCCTTCCTGGAGAACAACCTCGACCAGCTGACCAAGGTGCACAAGCAGTTGGTGCGGGACAACGCCGATCTGCGGTGTGAGCTGCCCAAGCTGGAGAAGCGTCTGCGCACGACCATGGAGCGGGTGAAGGCTCTGGAGACGGCACTTAAGGAGGCGAAGGAGGGCGCCATGCGGGATCGCAAGCGCTACCAGTACGAGGTGGACCGCATCAAGGAGGCTGTGCGACAGAAGCATCTAGGCAGACGCGGCCCCCAGGCGCAGATCGCCAAGCCGATCCGCGCCGGTCAGGGTGCGATCGCCATCCGTGGCGGTGGCGCCGTCGGCGGAGCAGCGCCGCTGGCCCAGGCTAGTGCTGTCAACTCGTAG